ATGATCGTCTGGAATCGGGGAGCGGAGCTCGTTGTCGCGGACTTCAGCCGATTGCCGGAAAGCGAACGAAACATGGTGACGCTGGTGTTTCTGGATCCGGAGTACCCCAAGAAACTTGACAACTGGGAAGAATTTGCCCGTTTCATGACGGCGTTAATCCGGGCAGGCTTCGACAGCAACAAAAACAACCCCATGTACATGGAACGATATGAGCGTCTTAGACAGAATAGCGAAGACTTCATACGGTTGTGGGAGTGGCATGAGATCCGGCAAAAAAGCTCTGCCCCGGTCCATTATCTCCTTCCAGGCGGACAGGAATTGTCATTCACGATCCATTGCGCGGCCCTCGATAATAATCCGGGACTGCAATGGTGCTTCTTCGTTCCTACTCCTGGTTCGGGAACGGAAGAGCGGCTAGCGGACCTGCTGAAGCAAGACGCCGAAGGGCGGCCGCAAGCTTAGCCTGTTAGTTCCGTTAATAGTAAAGAGGCACAGTGGTTAGCCCCTTCTATCGTTGGTATGATCATAACCATATCAAGACGAGGGGGCTGTGTCATGAATACATATTCATATCAGGGCAAGCTGGCAGTGGTCACCGGGGCTTCATCCGGAATTGGCGAAGTGTATGCCGGGGCGCTGGCGGCACGAGGCTGCCATGTCGTACTAGCTGCACGCTCAGCCAAGAAGCTGCAAGCATTGGCCGGCGAAATTCAACGTAAGCATGGGGTGCAGGCCTATGCCCTGCCCTGCGATTTGTCCAAAGCAGGTGCCCCGCGCCAGCTAGCCGAATCCATTGCAGCGCTCGGCCTAACGGTAGATATTCTAATTAATAACGCAGGCATTGGCACACATGGCCGCTTTGAGGAGATCGATCCAGAGCGCGAGCAAGCGGAAATTATGCTGAACACCGCGGCTCTTGTCGACCTGACGCATCATTTTCTGCCCGGCATGCTGGAACGCAAGGAAGGAGTCGTCGTCAACGTGGCTTCAATGGCCGCGTTTGCACCTTGCGCCTATTCGGCTGTCTACGGTGCAACCAAGGCTTTCGTGTTATCTTTCTCCGAAGCGTTGTGGGCCGAAACCCGTGGACGCGGGGTGCGCGTCCTTACCCTTTGCCCGGGTGCGACGGATACAGGATTTTTCGATGCTGTCGGCAGCAGGGACATGGCGGCAGGTAGCGCATTGTCCACTCCAGAGAAAGTCGTTCAAGCCGGATTTCGCGGAATCGACAAAGGCAGCAGTTATATCGTCGGCGGGCGAAATAATTACCTGGCCGCTCAGATGGGCCGTTTTCTTCCCCGGCACAGGGCAGCTATGCTAATGGAACGCATCTCGCGCCCCAAAGAACATTGAGGAACCCAATTTAGATGCCATTCTCACGCGTTGTTCACCGTAATGTATCTAAGCATAAAGTACGGTTTGACTCCAAAGCTTACGGCAGCAGTCCCATATACATAAGCTCGGACGGATTAGCCGGGTTGTGGCCCAAGCCGACTCGATCTCCCGCGCGCGGAATTTGGATTTTCGATACGAGCGTTTCCAATGTCTTCTGATACGTGCTCCCATCGTTCTCCGTCACGTTCAACACGAGGATGACGATCGGATCGAAATTGATGAGCTTTCCCGTATCCGTTACGGATACGACGATGGCGGTTGCGCTAAGCGGCACGGTGCCGCTCGATGCCAATTGCGCCTGTTTTGCCGTATCCAGACTTTGGTTGATGAGATCCCTATGTTCTTTGGAGACCATAGTTTTCATAACCAGCCCCGACATTCCTTTGTTCATTAGCTTTTCTGCCTGCTCCAGACGATCCTGCGGTTCCTTCTTCTTTCCGAACAATCCCCACATACGCTTCACGCCTCTCCTCGTTTGATTTGTCGTTGTATTTCCAATGTATACGATTGCCAGTAAACCTGACAATAGTATCGGCGACATACAAACAAGTGAGGGATAACGCGGGTTTTCCTTCCAATTCACGTTGCGTTTTTCCCCAAATAGGGCTTTCTTGCAAAACTGCGGGCCTCAGACGTTATTCAAGACTCCACTTGGTTCAACATTTTTGTATTTAAACCTGACGGGAAGGCCCTCCCCCGCCGTTATTCCTTAATAGATACACCAGCTTCCGATAATACATGGACGATTCCTTATAGCGGCGGCCTTCCTCACACACGACCGCCAACGCTTCGTACAGCTGCTCAAGACGCATCGCATGCTGGTTGGCTTCGAAATAAGGCAAGCATTCCAGCGCACGGTTTTGAAATCTCTCCATGTCCCCTTGGGACAGCGCCAGCTGGCTCTCATAGAAAGCCAACGCCATCTCCTGATCCGTATTGGTTCCGGACATTCGCAACCGCTCAATCCCTTGCAGGAGCAATCCCCAATTTTTCTGGGCAAAAGCGGCCTCACACCGATAAATGGTCGTAACCGGCTCTAGCTTCTTCCGGGTTTCCTCCGGCTCATTTGCGATCATCGCCTCGAAACGGGCGATTTCGTCCAACGCTTTATCCAGCTCTCCAGTCATCGTCAGCATAACGATCCGGTTGTTCATAATCGCCGTGACCACATCGCCTGGCTGCTGCAAATAAACGAGGTTGGCTTCGGCCATCGAGAGCGAATGCAACGCTTCCTGCACAAGGCCCATCGCGAAACAATAGCCGCTGTATGCCACATACAGGCCGGATAGACGGTGAAACAGCCGATCATCGACGACTTGCCGCATGGTCTGCTCGAATACCTGTTTCGCCTGCTCGAACTGCTTCAGCAGGATGCATGCTTCCATCCTGATGTTTTGCGCCATCAACCATACTTCCGTCCCCGGTTCCACAAGCCCGCTTAAGCGGTTCACATCATTCAGTACGTCGTAGTAACGGCTTTTGGAGCGGAAATACTGGATTTTGTACAGCAGAAGCGCTTTTTTTAAGGGTACCGGTA
This genomic interval from Paenibacillus sp. FSL H8-0332 contains the following:
- a CDS encoding helix-turn-helix transcriptional regulator, producing the protein MEKHDFSSALGEFIKSRRHRLQPEHAGIKPLPGRRRTPGLRREEVAYLANVSVTYYTWLEQGRERNPSPEILSNISQALQLDADERKHLFDLAAPDSISFSMTRSSEQPDTGFLQNLVDQMRYPSFVANEFADMIVWNRGAELVVADFSRLPESERNMVTLVFLDPEYPKKLDNWEEFARFMTALIRAGFDSNKNNPMYMERYERLRQNSEDFIRLWEWHEIRQKSSAPVHYLLPGGQELSFTIHCAALDNNPGLQWCFFVPTPGSGTEERLADLLKQDAEGRPQA
- a CDS encoding SDR family oxidoreductase, with the translated sequence MNTYSYQGKLAVVTGASSGIGEVYAGALAARGCHVVLAARSAKKLQALAGEIQRKHGVQAYALPCDLSKAGAPRQLAESIAALGLTVDILINNAGIGTHGRFEEIDPEREQAEIMLNTAALVDLTHHFLPGMLERKEGVVVNVASMAAFAPCAYSAVYGATKAFVLSFSEALWAETRGRGVRVLTLCPGATDTGFFDAVGSRDMAAGSALSTPEKVVQAGFRGIDKGSSYIVGGRNNYLAAQMGRFLPRHRAAMLMERISRPKEH
- a CDS encoding helix-turn-helix transcriptional regulator, whose amino-acid sequence is MLKERIELLCKKKKISRKDLVEGLVTQAHFANILAGRYPLADDLSEHIAGRLGVPVTYLTAAATADEQALQRAEHIFQTMSGGAVSDSYVDALDDRDDVLVVELTTALMKAVYYQQINDLTAYDYLHQSYLNHYLEKYGRPDEVDLPVPLKKALLLYKIQYFRSKSRYYDVLNDVNRLSGLVEPGTEVWLMAQNIRMEACILLKQFEQAKQVFEQTMRQVVDDRLFHRLSGLYVAYSGYCFAMGLVQEALHSLSMAEANLVYLQQPGDVVTAIMNNRIVMLTMTGELDKALDEIARFEAMIANEPEETRKKLEPVTTIYRCEAAFAQKNWGLLLQGIERLRMSGTNTDQEMALAFYESQLALSQGDMERFQNRALECLPYFEANQHAMRLEQLYEALAVVCEEGRRYKESSMYYRKLVYLLRNNGGGGPSRQV